A single window of Rhizobium sp. NLR16a DNA harbors:
- a CDS encoding glycoside hydrolase family 38 C-terminal domain-containing protein codes for MPLTIAQRLDSLKVRIAELAHWRDQHSSPIDGWTFEGEPIAHHQDWPHREGVVHFAASAEAPANWPLEDIRLQLDLGGESLITLSYPDGQSETFGLDPYHQEFPLKGRRFSIATESVARFPFGEPNRAPRLNKARLIWLDGPVHSLHLLLKQIAEAIGALGEHEVVPHLVDAAEQALRSLDWPSDTAAYISRTSGAVMQQKIWELPELVSDPAGLSDEQSASAASAFEVLTARLKELQKRFPPNGELVLTGHAHIDLAWLWPYRETRRKMRRTFNTALSLMERSADFRFNQSTAHYYAQMEEEDPELLERIKEKVAEGKWETVGGMWVEPDTNMPTGESLARQVLYGQRYFEKTFGARHTVCWLPDCFGFSGALPQILRQGGIDSFFTIKVNWSETNHIPSDLFWWKGLDGSQVLTHTFDNPMQGYNGFVQPDCYLPTWKNFRGKTQHHASLLAVGYGDGGGGVTPEMVEREVQLRDFPAIPQARWGTVKSFYERAHKTASEKKLPVWDGEIYLELHRATLTTQSGVKRKHRQAERALITAETLASLAHMLGAEKPKSLEADWRVVLKNEFHDILPGSSIREVYQDAEQELGGVIDHAKAEQAKALQALSVNLPKGGVTDALIVVNPSLAPRPVSATLADGTTLSAAEIVAPLAVAVFDRQTLKPAGGLKAGVDRLENDHLSIVIGKDGAVTSLIHKASGREAVDGSANQLWVYPADKPRNWDAWDVDADYADKSVRLDAPESISLVESGPHRAAIRVVHRYRHSSVMQTYVLTANSKRLDIETTIDWHDRRTLLRTLNPVDVKARKATFECAFGVVERATHTNTSWEQAMFEAAAHRFVDVSEPGFGVALLNNAKYGHSARGNVIGMSLVRGPIYPDPLADEGEQSFTYALMPHEGAWHEGGVLDEALDLNQPLVTAEAKGLSAGRFAPIDVAGTPVAFSGLKPAEEGEGLILRLYEPAGRRGRLSLGLPSGWRASQPLNILEEPMERKGPAEIMPFEIRTWRLQKA; via the coding sequence ATGCCGCTCACCATCGCCCAACGCCTCGACAGTCTGAAGGTCCGTATCGCCGAGCTCGCGCATTGGCGGGACCAGCATAGCAGCCCGATCGATGGCTGGACCTTCGAGGGGGAGCCGATCGCCCATCACCAGGACTGGCCGCATCGTGAGGGCGTGGTGCATTTTGCCGCGAGCGCCGAAGCGCCGGCGAACTGGCCGCTCGAAGATATTCGCCTGCAGCTCGATCTCGGCGGCGAGAGCCTGATCACGCTCAGCTATCCCGATGGCCAGAGCGAAACATTCGGCCTCGATCCCTATCACCAGGAATTCCCGCTGAAGGGCCGCCGCTTCTCGATTGCGACGGAAAGTGTTGCCCGCTTTCCTTTCGGCGAGCCCAACCGCGCGCCGAGGCTCAACAAGGCCCGGCTGATCTGGCTCGACGGTCCCGTTCACAGCCTGCATCTTCTCCTGAAGCAGATCGCCGAGGCGATTGGCGCGCTCGGCGAGCATGAGGTCGTACCGCATCTGGTCGATGCCGCGGAGCAGGCCTTGCGCAGCCTCGACTGGCCATCGGATACGGCGGCCTACATCTCCCGCACGTCGGGCGCCGTCATGCAGCAGAAGATCTGGGAGCTGCCGGAGCTTGTATCCGATCCGGCAGGTCTCTCCGACGAGCAGAGCGCTTCGGCGGCCTCCGCCTTCGAGGTCCTCACGGCGCGGCTGAAGGAACTGCAGAAGCGCTTTCCCCCAAACGGCGAGCTGGTGCTGACCGGCCATGCTCATATCGATCTCGCCTGGCTCTGGCCCTATCGCGAGACGCGGCGGAAGATGCGGCGCACCTTCAACACGGCGCTGTCGCTGATGGAGCGCTCCGCCGATTTCCGCTTCAACCAGTCGACCGCCCATTATTACGCGCAGATGGAGGAGGAAGATCCGGAGCTTCTCGAACGCATCAAGGAGAAGGTCGCGGAAGGAAAGTGGGAAACCGTCGGCGGCATGTGGGTGGAGCCTGATACCAATATGCCGACCGGCGAAAGCCTCGCCCGCCAGGTGCTCTACGGCCAGCGTTATTTCGAAAAGACCTTTGGTGCGCGCCACACGGTCTGCTGGCTGCCGGATTGCTTCGGCTTTTCCGGCGCGCTGCCGCAGATCCTGAGACAGGGCGGCATCGACAGTTTCTTCACCATCAAGGTCAATTGGAGCGAGACCAACCACATCCCCTCCGATCTCTTCTGGTGGAAGGGCCTCGACGGCAGCCAGGTGCTGACCCACACCTTCGACAATCCGATGCAGGGTTATAACGGCTTCGTGCAGCCCGATTGCTACCTGCCGACCTGGAAGAATTTCCGGGGCAAGACGCAGCATCACGCCTCGCTTCTTGCCGTCGGTTACGGCGACGGCGGCGGCGGCGTGACGCCCGAGATGGTGGAGCGCGAAGTGCAGCTGCGCGATTTTCCCGCCATTCCGCAGGCCCGCTGGGGCACCGTGAAAAGCTTCTACGAGCGGGCGCACAAAACCGCTTCGGAGAAGAAGCTTCCCGTCTGGGACGGCGAAATCTATCTCGAACTGCACCGCGCGACGCTGACGACCCAAAGCGGCGTCAAGCGCAAGCATCGCCAGGCCGAGCGGGCGCTGATCACCGCCGAGACCCTCGCGTCGCTCGCCCATATGCTCGGCGCCGAAAAGCCGAAAAGCCTGGAGGCGGATTGGCGCGTGGTGCTGAAGAACGAGTTCCACGACATCCTGCCGGGTTCGAGCATCCGCGAAGTCTATCAGGATGCGGAGCAGGAGCTCGGCGGCGTCATCGACCATGCCAAGGCCGAGCAGGCCAAGGCCTTGCAGGCGCTGTCAGTCAATCTGCCGAAGGGCGGGGTCACTGACGCGCTCATCGTCGTCAATCCCTCGCTTGCGCCACGACCGGTGAGCGCGACACTTGCCGACGGCACGACGCTTTCGGCCGCTGAGATCGTCGCTCCCTTGGCGGTCGCCGTCTTTGACAGGCAGACGCTGAAGCCGGCGGGCGGGCTGAAGGCCGGCGTCGACCGGCTGGAAAACGATCATCTCTCGATCGTCATCGGCAAGGATGGAGCCGTTACCAGCCTAATCCACAAGGCGAGCGGCCGCGAAGCGGTCGATGGCTCCGCCAACCAGCTCTGGGTCTATCCGGCCGACAAGCCGCGCAACTGGGACGCCTGGGACGTCGATGCCGACTATGCCGATAAATCCGTCCGGCTCGATGCGCCCGAAAGCATCAGCCTCGTCGAAAGCGGTCCGCACCGTGCGGCAATCCGCGTCGTTCACCGCTATCGGCATTCGAGTGTCATGCAGACCTATGTTTTGACGGCCAATTCGAAGCGGCTCGATATCGAAACGACCATCGACTGGCACGACCGCCGCACCCTGCTGCGTACCCTGAACCCGGTCGACGTCAAGGCCCGTAAGGCGACCTTCGAATGCGCCTTCGGCGTGGTTGAGCGGGCGACACATACGAATACCTCCTGGGAGCAGGCGATGTTCGAGGCCGCCGCCCATCGCTTCGTCGATGTCAGTGAGCCGGGCTTCGGCGTGGCGCTTCTCAATAATGCCAAATACGGCCACAGCGCCCGCGGCAATGTGATCGGCATGAGCCTAGTGCGCGGTCCGATCTATCCGGATCCGCTGGCCGATGAAGGCGAGCAGAGCTTCACCTATGCACTGATGCCGCATGAGGGCGCCTGGCATGAAGGCGGTGTGCTTGACGAAGCACTCGACCTCAACCAGCCGCTGGTGACGGCCGAGGCCAAAGGCCTCTCCGCCGGCCGTTTCGCGCCGATTGATGTCGCGGGCACGCCTGTCGCCTTCTCGGGCCTGAAGCCTGCGGAGGAGGGCGAAGGTCTCATCCTGCGCCTCTACGAACCGGCCGGCCGGCGCGGCCGCCTCTCCCTCGGCCTGCCTTCCGGATGGCGGGCGTCGCAGCCGCTCAACATCCTCGAAGAGCCGATGGAGCGCAAAGGCCCCGCCGAGATCATGCCCTTCGAAATCAGGACCTGGAGGCTGCAGAAGGCCTGA
- a CDS encoding HAMP domain-containing protein produces the protein MLPTLVLSLNLDIGRLTIITLIGRIAASMSDLAEGNLDADIPFTDRPDEIGRVAFTGLRSLGARRGNVDGIE, from the coding sequence ATGCTGCCAACTCTCGTTCTCTCCCTCAATCTCGACATCGGCCGGCTGACCATAATCACGCTGATCGGCCGGATCGCTGCAAGCATGAGCGATCTGGCAGAGGGCAATCTCGACGCCGACATTCCCTTCACCGACCGGCCTGACGAGATCGGCCGCGTGGCTTTCACCGGCTTACGGTCGTTGGGCGCCCGTCGCGGCAACGTAGACGGAATAGAGTGA
- a CDS encoding SMP-30/gluconolactonase/LRE family protein gives MAEASIYEIHDPRFRQLIVTSAGLDELYSGCRWAEGPVWFNDANQLLWSDIPNQRMLRWAPEGGVSIYRQPSNFTNGNTRDRQGRLISCEHGGRRVTRTEIDGSITVLADHFEGARLNSPNDVVVKSDGTIWFTDPTYGIMSNYEGYQAEPEQATRNVYRLDPATGKLAAVVTDFIQPNGLAFSPDETILYVADSAASHDESLPRQIRAFDVVDGSRLVNGRVFCLIDNGIPDGIRTDVKGNLWSSAGDGVHCFDPTGKLIGKIRVPQTVANLTFGGPGRNRLFIAATRSLYSVYVAATGAQRP, from the coding sequence ATGGCCGAGGCCAGCATCTACGAAATCCACGACCCGCGCTTCCGGCAGTTGATCGTCACCAGCGCCGGCCTCGACGAACTCTATTCCGGCTGCCGCTGGGCGGAGGGTCCTGTCTGGTTCAACGATGCGAACCAGCTTCTGTGGAGCGACATTCCCAACCAGCGTATGCTGCGATGGGCGCCCGAAGGCGGCGTCTCCATCTACCGGCAACCATCCAACTTCACCAACGGCAACACGCGCGACCGCCAGGGCCGACTCATCTCCTGCGAACATGGCGGGCGCCGCGTCACGCGCACCGAGATCGACGGTTCGATCACCGTGCTCGCCGACCATTTCGAAGGCGCGCGGCTCAATTCGCCGAACGACGTGGTGGTGAAATCGGACGGCACGATCTGGTTCACCGATCCAACCTACGGCATCATGTCGAATTATGAAGGCTATCAGGCCGAGCCCGAGCAGGCGACGCGCAACGTCTACCGGCTTGATCCGGCCACCGGCAAACTTGCGGCCGTCGTCACGGATTTCATCCAGCCGAACGGCCTCGCTTTCTCACCTGACGAGACGATCCTCTACGTCGCGGATTCGGCGGCAAGCCACGACGAAAGCCTGCCACGTCAGATCCGCGCCTTCGACGTAGTCGACGGCAGCAGGCTTGTGAACGGCCGCGTCTTCTGCCTCATCGACAACGGTATCCCGGACGGTATCCGCACTGACGTGAAGGGGAACCTTTGGTCCAGTGCCGGTGATGGCGTGCACTGCTTCGATCCGACAGGCAAGCTGATCGGCAAGATCCGTGTCCCTCAGACCGTCGCCAACCTCACCTTCGGCGGCCCCGGACGCAACCGTCTGTTCATCGCCGCAACACGTTCACTCTATTCCGTCTACGTTGCCGCGACGGGCGCCCAACGACCGTAA